A genome region from Ligilactobacillus cholophilus includes the following:
- a CDS encoding 3'-5' exoribonuclease YhaM family protein, with protein sequence MKKIFDYEVDENMKLFALIKTADVRIAKNGSKFISFTFCDQSGEIMAKFWDASDKDIEQFKSGRVVCITGKRENYQNNPQIKIFNLRLPNENEPNDPLEFVQKAPEDVKKMEKEFNEFFLQIKNPVWNKIVHALIKKFHDNFFTFPAAKKNHHAFAGGLAYHTLSILRLAKAVADEYPFINRSLLYSGAILHDLGKVIELSGPIATQYTLDGNLIGHIVLIDEQIVEVCHQLNINEQDEDVILLRHMILAHHGLMEYGSPVQPHIMEAEILHHLDDLDASIQMMKGALDHTENGEFSERIFGLDGRNFYKPKN encoded by the coding sequence ATGAAAAAAATTTTTGATTATGAAGTTGACGAGAATATGAAATTATTTGCATTAATTAAAACTGCAGATGTTAGAATTGCCAAAAATGGGTCAAAGTTTATTTCGTTCACATTTTGTGATCAGTCAGGGGAAATTATGGCAAAATTTTGGGATGCGTCTGATAAAGATATTGAACAATTTAAGTCAGGTAGAGTAGTTTGCATAACAGGAAAAAGAGAAAATTATCAAAATAATCCTCAAATTAAAATATTTAATTTAAGACTTCCAAATGAAAATGAACCAAATGATCCATTAGAATTTGTTCAAAAAGCACCTGAGGATGTAAAAAAAATGGAAAAAGAATTCAATGAATTCTTTTTACAAATAAAAAATCCAGTATGGAATAAAATTGTTCATGCATTAATAAAAAAATTTCATGATAACTTTTTTACATTCCCGGCAGCTAAAAAAAATCATCATGCATTTGCAGGAGGATTAGCATATCATACTTTATCAATTTTGCGGTTAGCTAAAGCAGTAGCTGATGAATATCCTTTTATTAACCGGTCATTGTTGTACTCAGGTGCAATCTTACATGATTTAGGTAAAGTAATAGAATTGTCTGGTCCAATTGCAACACAATATACGTTGGATGGTAATTTGATTGGACATATTGTTTTAATTGACGAACAAATTGTTGAGGTTTGTCATCAATTGAATATTAATGAACAAGATGAGGATGTAATTTTATTACGTCATATGATTTTAGCTCATCATGGATTAATGGAATATGGTTCTCCTGTTCAACCACATATCATGGAAGCTGAAATATTACATCATTTAGATGATTTAGATGCTTCAATACAAATGATGAAAGGTGCTTTAGATCATACAGAAAATGGAGAGTTTTCTGAAAGAATATTTGGATTAGATGGACGCAATTTTTATAAGCCTAAAAATTAA
- a CDS encoding Crp/Fnr family transcriptional regulator — protein sequence MKNKNIMLFFKENVGIEEEKLQNVINNSCFMSYSAKEKVTFSNDDLKKYTYFIINQEGVILFSLNSVEGDPWCIFLSANMHFPILDHKTNPTEAFIDGFVSRKTEILGIKREDVKYLRKHSSKFCDYMEKGTKNLLCNIVSRSVNSQALRMDQRVLTVILILLERYGYDLPTGERVVHLRQIDLAAISGTTIQNIARILHKLRKMKVIETKWKSIIVKREYYDKHRVLID from the coding sequence ATGAAAAACAAAAATATAATGTTATTTTTCAAGGAGAACGTTGGAATAGAGGAGGAAAAATTACAAAATGTAATAAACAACTCCTGTTTTATGTCTTATTCTGCTAAAGAAAAAGTAACATTTAGTAATGATGATTTGAAAAAATATACATACTTTATTATTAATCAAGAGGGTGTTATATTATTTTCATTAAACTCTGTTGAGGGAGATCCATGGTGTATATTTCTTAGTGCAAATATGCACTTCCCTATATTAGACCACAAGACAAATCCAACTGAAGCATTTATTGATGGATTTGTAAGTCGTAAAACAGAAATTTTAGGAATTAAAAGAGAAGATGTTAAATATTTGCGTAAACATAGCTCTAAATTTTGTGACTATATGGAAAAAGGTACCAAAAATTTATTATGTAATATTGTATCACGTAGCGTAAACAGTCAAGCATTAAGAATGGATCAGCGAGTTCTTACAGTGATTTTAATTTTACTTGAACGTTATGGATATGATTTGCCAACAGGTGAACGTGTAGTACATTTAAGACAAATTGATTTGGCAGCGATTTCTGGTACAACTATTCAAAATATAGCGCGAATCCTACATAAATTAAGGAAAATGAAAGTGATTGAAACAAAATGGAAGAGTATAATAGTAAAACGTGAGTATTATGATAAACATCGAGTACTAATTGATTAA
- a CDS encoding alpha/beta hydrolase: protein MTDIEIKRDGLTLRGVLEIPEEKTNFDLAILMHGFSGNCGRNNPGNMHYRLAKMLKEIGIASVRFDFNGHGESDGNFCDMTVPSEIADGQKILDYVRSLPGIKNIYLIGHSQGGVVAGMLAGYYHEFISKLVLLAPAASLKDDALIGHTLNLRYDPLHIPDKQELRPGYNVGGFYLRTAQTLPIYSVSAKYNGKVCLIHGTADDIVSPNVTIKYQQYYSQSVVHWIAGAGHLFEGKYRNKMIDIVKDFIQQK from the coding sequence ATGACAGATATTGAAATTAAAAGAGATGGTTTAACTTTACGTGGAGTTTTAGAAATTCCAGAAGAAAAAACTAATTTTGATCTAGCAATTTTAATGCACGGTTTCAGTGGAAATTGCGGTCGAAATAATCCAGGTAATATGCATTATCGTCTTGCTAAAATGCTTAAAGAAATTGGAATTGCATCAGTACGATTTGATTTTAATGGTCATGGAGAAAGTGACGGAAATTTTTGTGATATGACAGTTCCAAGTGAAATTGCTGATGGGCAAAAAATACTAGACTATGTACGTTCTTTGCCAGGAATAAAAAACATTTACTTAATTGGACATTCTCAAGGTGGCGTTGTAGCTGGTATGCTTGCTGGCTATTACCATGAATTCATCAGCAAACTTGTACTATTAGCACCTGCTGCATCGCTTAAGGATGATGCTTTAATTGGACATACGTTAAATTTACGTTATGATCCCCTTCATATTCCAGATAAACAAGAATTACGCCCTGGATATAATGTTGGAGGTTTTTATTTAAGAACCGCTCAAACTTTACCTATTTATTCAGTATCTGCAAAATACAATGGAAAGGTCTGCTTAATTCATGGTACAGCTGATGACATTGTAAGTCCTAATGTAACTATTAAGTATCAACAATATTATTCGCAAAGTGTAGTTCACTGGATTGCAGGAGCTGGACACTTATTTGAAGGCAAATATCGAAATAAAATGATAGATATTGTTAAAGATTTTATCCAACAAAAATAA
- a CDS encoding deoxynucleoside kinase: protein MITLAGIIGSGKSTMSEILSKELGSQAFFEPVDDNPVLPLFYKGNELAAEKRAHGDKDATNPYTYLLQTFFVNRRFRMIKDAKKDANNILDRSIYEDALFMKMNTDMGNATSVEYSTYQELLQNMLDELTYATKVDSKDLMIFIHVSYDTMIKRIKKRGRDYEQIETDPTLPSYYKKLLEYYENWLDWYKNWDKASELIIIDGDKYDFVDSMQDRNYLLDKIENKLVSLGHITEDQAKKLKQNRYSEK from the coding sequence ATGATTACATTAGCTGGAATTATTGGTTCAGGTAAATCGACAATGTCAGAAATTCTTTCAAAAGAATTAGGTTCACAAGCTTTTTTTGAACCAGTGGATGATAATCCTGTTTTACCTTTATTTTATAAAGGTAACGAACTTGCAGCAGAAAAACGAGCACATGGCGATAAAGATGCAACTAATCCATATACATATCTTTTACAAACATTTTTCGTTAATCGCAGATTCCGTATGATAAAAGATGCAAAAAAAGATGCAAATAATATTTTGGATCGTTCAATATATGAAGATGCGCTATTTATGAAAATGAACACTGACATGGGAAATGCCACATCAGTAGAATATTCTACATATCAAGAATTACTTCAAAATATGTTAGATGAATTGACCTATGCTACAAAAGTTGATTCAAAAGATTTAATGATTTTTATTCACGTTTCATATGACACTATGATAAAAAGAATTAAAAAACGTGGTCGAGATTATGAACAAATTGAAACTGATCCAACTTTACCTTCATATTATAAAAAACTATTAGAATACTATGAAAATTGGCTAGATTGGTATAAAAATTGGGATAAAGCTTCTGAATTAATCATTATAGATGGTGATAAATATGATTTTGTAGATAGCATGCAAGATCGAAATTATTTATTAGATAAAATTGAAAATAAACTAGTTTCATTAGGCCATATTACTGAAGATCAGGCAAAAAAATTAAAACAAAATCGTTATAGTGAAAAATAA
- the pepV gene encoding dipeptidase PepV codes for MTIDWKKEAENRREELLEDLKSMLRIKSVRDESKKTDDAPLGPGPKAGLDQFLSIANRDGFKTTNIDGMAGEISFGQGDETLGILAHVDVMPAGKGWNTDPFEPVIKDGKIYARGASDDKGPSMAAYYGLKIIKDLNLPVSKKVAFILGTDEESSWRGMDYYFKNMPEPDFGFSPDAFFPIINGEKGNVTFDAKFNGTNDGNYSLIKFDSGLRENMVPRDAEAWIESKNGNYDEMIKKFDEFVAENPIVGESDIQDGKLYIHVIGKAAHAQEPKRGINAGTYMCLFLNQFDFGAGAKNFISFAAEKLHLDSRLNNFDMAYTDEVMGDLTMNAGIFSFDENNGGSITLNFRYPQGTDPEYIANGLNSTKEQYDAKFVQHEGGMVPHYVPEDDPLVKTLLNVYRDQTGEDAHGQVVGGGTYGRLMKRGVAFGAMFPGVPDTMHQANEFVPVDDLIKAAAIYAQGIYELIK; via the coding sequence ATGACAATTGACTGGAAAAAAGAAGCTGAAAATCGGCGCGAAGAACTTCTAGAAGATTTAAAATCAATGTTACGTATAAAAAGCGTGCGTGATGAAAGTAAAAAAACTGATGATGCTCCACTTGGACCTGGTCCAAAAGCCGGATTAGATCAATTTTTAAGCATCGCAAATCGTGACGGTTTTAAGACTACAAATATTGATGGCATGGCAGGCGAAATTTCATTTGGCCAAGGTGATGAAACATTAGGAATTCTTGCACACGTTGATGTAATGCCTGCAGGTAAAGGATGGAACACAGATCCATTTGAACCAGTAATTAAAGATGGCAAAATATATGCTCGTGGTGCTTCTGATGATAAAGGACCAAGTATGGCAGCATACTATGGATTAAAAATTATTAAAGATTTAAATTTACCTGTTAGCAAAAAAGTTGCTTTTATTTTAGGAACTGATGAAGAAAGTTCTTGGCGTGGTATGGACTATTATTTCAAAAACATGCCAGAACCTGACTTTGGATTTTCACCAGATGCCTTCTTCCCTATCATTAACGGTGAAAAAGGAAATGTTACTTTTGATGCTAAATTCAATGGAACAAATGATGGTAATTACTCTTTAATTAAATTTGATTCTGGATTACGTGAAAACATGGTACCTCGTGATGCTGAAGCATGGATTGAAAGCAAAAATGGTAACTATGATGAAATGATTAAGAAGTTTGATGAATTTGTTGCCGAAAACCCAATTGTTGGCGAAAGCGATATTCAAGATGGCAAATTATATATTCATGTTATTGGTAAGGCTGCACACGCTCAAGAACCAAAACGTGGAATTAATGCAGGTACATACATGTGCTTATTCTTAAACCAATTTGATTTTGGTGCTGGTGCTAAAAACTTTATTAGTTTTGCCGCTGAAAAACTCCATCTTGATTCACGTTTAAATAACTTTGATATGGCATACACAGATGAAGTTATGGGCGATTTAACTATGAATGCAGGTATTTTTTCATTTGACGAAAATAATGGTGGATCAATCACATTGAACTTCCGTTATCCACAAGGAACTGATCCAGAGTACATTGCTAATGGTTTAAATAGCACAAAAGAACAATATGATGCAAAATTTGTTCAACATGAAGGTGGTATGGTTCCTCATTATGTTCCAGAAGATGATCCTTTAGTTAAAACATTACTCAATGTTTATAGAGATCAAACTGGTGAAGATGCACATGGTCAAGTTGTGGGTGGCGGAACATATGGCCGTTTAATGAAACGTGGTGTCGCATTCGGTGCTATGTTCCCTGGTGTTCCTGATACAATGCATCAAGCAAATGAATTTGTACCAGTTGATGACTTGATTAAAGCAGCAGCTATTTATGCTCAAGGAATTTATGAACTAATCAAATAA
- a CDS encoding NAD(P)H-hydrate dehydratase: MSPIKSEIISKVIKKRPNESYKGMYGNVLIIGGNQNMGGAAIMSGSAAVHSGAGLVTIATDKTNIAAIHAALPEAMFINYCEIKSLIEHLTDADVIVIGPGLGIDETAFNILSNVLMNIKKHQILIIDGSAITLISKHKKLLNEILDLQIIFTPHQMEWQRLSGIKIEEQTEQKNQLAQEKLDATVIVKKFHTEIYFKNKITRKLLVGGPYMSTGGMGDTLTGIIAGFLAQFKNEKFEDVIQAAVYTHSKIAEIISNDKYVVLPSDIISNIQSFMRQHES; encoded by the coding sequence ATGAGTCCAATTAAAAGTGAAATTATTTCTAAAGTAATAAAAAAAAGACCAAATGAGAGTTATAAGGGAATGTACGGGAATGTGTTAATAATTGGAGGAAATCAAAACATGGGTGGGGCTGCTATAATGTCAGGAAGTGCTGCAGTCCATTCTGGAGCAGGATTAGTTACAATTGCTACTGATAAAACTAATATAGCGGCTATACATGCTGCATTACCTGAAGCTATGTTTATTAATTATTGTGAAATAAAATCGTTGATAGAACATCTTACTGATGCTGATGTAATTGTAATTGGACCAGGGTTAGGAATAGATGAAACAGCTTTTAATATTTTAAGTAACGTTTTAATGAATATTAAAAAGCATCAAATTTTAATAATAGATGGTTCAGCGATTACGTTAATTTCAAAACATAAGAAATTATTAAATGAAATACTAGATTTACAAATTATTTTTACACCTCACCAAATGGAATGGCAAAGATTAAGTGGAATAAAAATAGAAGAACAAACAGAACAAAAAAATCAATTAGCGCAAGAAAAATTAGATGCAACTGTTATTGTTAAGAAATTTCATACAGAAATTTATTTCAAAAATAAAATTACAAGAAAATTATTAGTTGGTGGACCATATATGTCAACCGGTGGGATGGGAGATACGTTAACAGGAATTATAGCAGGATTTTTAGCGCAATTTAAAAATGAAAAATTTGAAGATGTTATTCAAGCTGCAGTTTATACTCATAGCAAGATAGCAGAGATTATATCTAACGATAAATATGTTGTATTGCCTTCAGATATAATTTCAAATATTCAATCATTTATGCGACAACATGAATCATAA
- a CDS encoding DUF2187 domain-containing protein, which produces MAKKFKVGDKVTCKAFGPLKHNFSGTVEKIYENSALIRFSEFDPKDKIAVSDLHNQAIVRLTSMVMYGEKFKPEKVKKAESKKETKKTSAKKK; this is translated from the coding sequence ATGGCAAAAAAATTTAAAGTTGGCGATAAAGTGACATGTAAAGCCTTTGGACCATTGAAGCATAATTTTAGTGGGACAGTAGAAAAGATTTATGAAAATTCTGCTCTTATAAGATTTAGTGAATTTGATCCAAAAGATAAAATTGCTGTAAGTGATTTGCATAACCAAGCAATTGTACGCTTAACTAGTATGGTAATGTATGGTGAGAAGTTTAAGCCTGAAAAAGTAAAAAAAGCTGAAAGTAAAAAAGAAACAAAAAAAACATCAGCTAAAAAGAAATAA
- a CDS encoding transglycosylase domain-containing protein translates to MKNSELKIWIKTQWKNFICWFKNKWHRYQIWKWILIVFLTLFLVVSVRLVFIAKTSHVKDLKARLEQTTAVYDSSNNKAGSIYSQKGTWVSLSKISKNVPNAVLSTEDRNFYHEYGFSIKGIGRAVFQLIRNRLFGDNSISGGGSTITQQLVKNAFLSQEQTFSRKAKEIFIAMQVENTYSKNEILTMYLNNAYFGNGVWGIEDAAQRYFGVHASQLNIPEAATLAGMLTNPSGFNPVDHPSASKKRRNVVLQLMYENNKLTKSQMENYQDYPMQVNDDYSYHSDYNYPYYFDAVINEAINDYGLTEKEIMDGGYKIYTSLNQKQQKIMQNAFSNSNLFPADQADGTQAQAASIAIDPNNGGVTALVGGREDSHVFRGYNRATQLVRSPGSTIKPLAVYTPALEDGYHYDSMVNDKLQSYGTNKYTPHNWNNQYSGKIPMYEALALSKNTSAVWLLNKIGVKKGYESVEKFGIKLSKSDENLSLALGGLKKGVSPYQMASAYTAFANDGVRYEPHLITKIVDATGKVVVDNTKIKHTKVMSKKVAKEMTSMMIDVYKQGTGMSAKPSGYTIAGKTGSTQSTDNISQNGTAEDDHWFIGYTPDIVVATWMGYDSSKYNLGEYGVNEGAGLFKTEMEGIIPTTKETSFNVQAASTLANKADDQSSSSDDFWSNVKETGQNIGSAIQQKANEFKEKLEDFFN, encoded by the coding sequence ATGAAAAATTCTGAATTAAAAATATGGATTAAAACTCAGTGGAAAAATTTTATCTGCTGGTTTAAAAATAAATGGCATCGTTATCAAATTTGGAAATGGATTTTAATTGTATTTTTAACTTTATTTTTAGTAGTAAGTGTAAGATTAGTATTTATAGCTAAAACATCTCATGTTAAAGATCTTAAAGCAAGATTAGAACAAACTACAGCTGTATATGATTCTTCAAATAATAAAGCAGGATCTATATATTCTCAGAAAGGAACATGGGTATCATTATCAAAAATTTCTAAGAATGTACCAAATGCTGTACTATCAACTGAAGATCGAAATTTTTATCATGAATATGGATTTTCAATTAAAGGTATTGGCCGAGCTGTGTTTCAATTAATAAGGAATCGTTTATTCGGTGATAATTCGATAAGCGGTGGGGGGAGTACTATAACACAGCAGTTAGTAAAAAATGCATTTTTATCGCAAGAACAGACATTTTCTAGAAAAGCAAAAGAAATTTTTATTGCAATGCAAGTTGAAAATACATATAGTAAAAATGAAATTTTAACGATGTATTTAAATAATGCATATTTTGGAAATGGAGTTTGGGGAATTGAAGATGCTGCTCAAAGATATTTTGGTGTACACGCATCTCAACTTAATATTCCAGAAGCTGCTACACTTGCAGGAATGTTAACTAATCCTAGTGGTTTTAATCCGGTTGATCATCCGTCTGCTTCTAAAAAAAGACGAAATGTAGTTTTGCAGTTAATGTATGAAAATAACAAATTAACAAAATCACAAATGGAAAATTACCAAGATTATCCAATGCAGGTCAATGATGACTATAGCTATCATTCAGATTATAACTATCCATATTACTTTGATGCAGTTATTAACGAGGCTATAAATGATTATGGATTGACTGAAAAAGAAATTATGGATGGTGGATATAAGATTTATACATCGTTAAATCAAAAACAACAAAAGATTATGCAAAATGCATTTTCAAATTCAAATCTGTTTCCTGCAGATCAAGCTGATGGGACCCAAGCACAAGCTGCATCAATTGCAATAGATCCTAATAATGGTGGAGTTACTGCTTTAGTTGGAGGAAGAGAAGATTCTCATGTGTTTAGAGGATATAATCGAGCTACACAATTAGTTAGATCACCTGGTTCTACAATTAAGCCATTAGCAGTATATACTCCAGCATTAGAAGATGGATATCATTATGACTCAATGGTAAATGATAAATTACAATCATATGGTACAAATAAATATACACCACACAACTGGAATAACCAATATTCAGGAAAGATTCCGATGTATGAAGCTTTAGCTTTAAGTAAAAATACATCTGCTGTATGGTTATTAAATAAAATTGGTGTAAAAAAAGGTTATGAATCAGTAGAAAAATTTGGAATAAAATTATCTAAGTCTGATGAAAATTTAAGTTTAGCATTAGGAGGATTAAAAAAAGGTGTTTCTCCTTACCAAATGGCTAGTGCATATACAGCATTTGCCAATGATGGAGTTCGTTATGAACCACATTTAATAACGAAAATTGTTGATGCTACAGGAAAGGTAGTTGTAGATAATACAAAGATTAAGCATACCAAGGTCATGTCAAAAAAAGTTGCTAAAGAAATGACAAGTATGATGATTGATGTTTATAAACAAGGAACTGGTATGAGTGCTAAACCAAGTGGATATACGATTGCAGGTAAGACAGGATCAACTCAAAGCACTGATAATATCTCACAAAATGGAACAGCAGAAGATGATCATTGGTTTATTGGATATACCCCTGATATTGTAGTTGCAACTTGGATGGGATATGATTCTTCTAAATATAATTTAGGAGAATATGGTGTAAATGAAGGCGCAGGGTTATTCAAAACTGAAATGGAAGGAATAATTCCAACTACAAAAGAAACTTCATTTAATGTTCAAGCTGCATCAACTTTAGCAAATAAGGCGGATGATCAATCATCATCAAGTGATGATTTTTGGAGCAATGTTAAAGAAACAGGACAAAATATTGGAAGTGCTATTCAACAAAAGGCAAATGAATTTAAAGAAAAATTGGAAGATTTTTTTAATTAG
- the argS gene encoding arginine--tRNA ligase, translating to MDYKQQVAQAIQDVIGNDLSIEEIIEKIEVPKTLKMGDYAFPAFVLSKVMHKAPQIIAGEIVEKINQDDFEKVEAVGPYVNFFLDKKKFGKDIISQVLIEKNHYGDLNLGNNGNVTIDMSSPNIAKPMSMGHLRSTVIGNSLAELLKKTNYNPIKINHLGDWGTQFGKLIEAYKLWGNEEEVKKDPINTLLKYYVRFHKEDQENPELDDEARAWFKKLEDGDPEATRLWKWFRDESLNFFMKIYKRLGITFDSYNGEAFYNDKMQPVIDELKEKGLLEESQGAMIVDLSKYDLNPALIQKSDGTSLYITRDLAAAIYRKNTYNFVQSLYVMGNEQSNHFHQLVAVLKEMGYDWANDMHHVAFGLITSGGKKLSTRRGNIILLEEVLDDAVELAQKQIEEKNPTLKDKEKVADEVGVGAVVFHDLKNERLNQFDFDLQEVVRFEGETGPYVQYSHARAMSILRKANINENSNLSIEGLDDPDAWETVRMLSEFPAMIERAVKEYEPSVIAKYAIRLAKAFNKYYAHTKILTNDSQREERLALVQSVAIVLKESLRLLGVKAPDEM from the coding sequence ATGGATTATAAACAACAAGTTGCTCAAGCAATACAAGATGTAATTGGTAATGACTTATCAATTGAAGAAATTATTGAAAAAATTGAAGTTCCTAAAACTTTGAAAATGGGAGACTATGCATTTCCTGCTTTTGTATTATCAAAAGTTATGCACAAAGCACCTCAAATTATTGCAGGTGAAATTGTTGAAAAAATAAATCAAGATGACTTTGAAAAAGTTGAAGCTGTTGGTCCTTACGTCAACTTTTTCTTAGATAAAAAGAAATTTGGAAAAGATATTATAAGCCAAGTCTTAATTGAAAAAAATCATTATGGTGATTTAAATTTAGGTAATAATGGGAATGTTACGATTGATATGTCATCTCCTAATATTGCTAAGCCAATGTCAATGGGGCATTTACGTTCAACTGTAATTGGAAACTCTTTAGCAGAATTATTAAAGAAAACAAATTATAATCCAATTAAGATTAATCACTTAGGAGATTGGGGTACTCAATTTGGTAAGTTGATTGAAGCATATAAATTATGGGGAAATGAGGAAGAAGTAAAGAAAGATCCAATCAATACTTTACTTAAGTACTATGTTCGATTCCATAAAGAAGATCAAGAAAATCCAGAACTTGATGATGAAGCTCGTGCATGGTTTAAAAAACTTGAAGATGGTGATCCGGAAGCAACTCGTTTGTGGAAATGGTTCCGTGATGAATCATTGAACTTCTTTATGAAAATCTATAAACGTTTAGGAATAACATTTGATTCATATAATGGTGAAGCATTTTATAATGATAAAATGCAACCAGTAATTGATGAATTAAAAGAAAAAGGTTTGTTGGAAGAAAGTCAAGGAGCAATGATTGTTGATCTTTCAAAATATGATTTAAATCCTGCTTTAATCCAAAAATCAGATGGGACAAGTTTATATATAACACGTGACCTTGCTGCTGCTATTTATCGTAAAAACACATATAATTTTGTTCAATCATTATATGTAATGGGAAATGAACAATCAAATCATTTTCACCAATTAGTTGCTGTATTGAAAGAAATGGGATATGATTGGGCAAATGACATGCATCATGTTGCATTTGGATTAATTACTTCTGGTGGTAAAAAGCTATCAACTCGTCGTGGTAATATTATTTTACTTGAAGAAGTATTAGATGATGCTGTAGAACTTGCACAAAAGCAAATCGAAGAAAAGAATCCAACATTAAAAGATAAAGAAAAAGTTGCAGATGAAGTGGGTGTTGGAGCTGTTGTATTCCATGATTTGAAAAATGAACGTTTAAATCAATTTGATTTTGATTTACAAGAAGTTGTTCGTTTTGAAGGTGAAACAGGTCCTTATGTACAATATTCACACGCACGTGCAATGAGTATTTTACGAAAAGCTAATATTAATGAAAATAGCAATCTAAGTATTGAAGGATTAGATGATCCTGATGCTTGGGAAACAGTTAGAATGTTAAGTGAATTTCCAGCAATGATTGAACGTGCTGTTAAGGAATATGAACCATCAGTAATTGCTAAATATGCAATTAGATTAGCAAAAGCATTTAACAAATATTATGCACATACAAAAATTTTAACAAATGATTCACAACGTGAAGAAAGATTAGCATTAGTTCAAAGTGTAGCTATCGTATTAAAAGAATCACTTCGATTATTAGGTGTAAAAGCACCTGATGAAATGTAA
- a CDS encoding pseudouridine synthase — MRIDKYLSNANFGSRSEIKKMIKQNMIELNGKIIKNGKEQIDLTKDIVKVNGKKISLETKRYLMLNKPQGVISATKDSSQPTVIDLISSKDKIKDLAPVGRLDKDTTGLLLLTNDGKLAHELLAPKKHVIKTYHALVSGIVDDSLIERFKNGITLKDGTNFKPAKLKILSINKENNTSKVSISISEGKYHQIKRMFKANQMTVLTLHRLSMGSLFLDNSLQPGAYRRLSSQEINILKNKK; from the coding sequence ATGCGTATAGATAAATATTTAAGCAACGCAAACTTTGGTAGCCGTTCTGAGATCAAAAAAATGATTAAACAAAATATGATTGAATTGAATGGAAAAATTATTAAAAATGGAAAAGAACAAATAGATTTAACAAAGGACATTGTTAAAGTAAATGGTAAAAAGATTTCTTTAGAAACTAAACGATATTTAATGTTAAATAAACCTCAAGGTGTAATTTCAGCCACTAAAGATTCATCTCAACCTACTGTTATAGATCTAATTTCCTCAAAAGATAAAATCAAAGATTTAGCCCCTGTTGGGCGTTTAGATAAAGATACAACTGGATTACTCTTATTAACAAATGATGGAAAATTAGCACATGAATTACTTGCACCTAAGAAACATGTTATAAAAACATACCATGCATTAGTATCTGGTATAGTCGACGACTCTTTAATTGAACGTTTTAAAAATGGTATAACTTTAAAAGATGGAACTAATTTTAAACCTGCAAAATTAAAAATTTTATCCATAAATAAAGAAAATAATACTAGTAAAGTAAGTATTTCAATCTCTGAAGGAAAATACCATCAAATAAAAAGAATGTTCAAAGCTAATCAAATGACAGTATTAACACTTCATCGTCTTTCCATGGGATCTTTATTTTTAGATAATTCTCTTCAACCAGGAGCATATCGTCGATTGTCTTCGCAAGAAATAAATATATTAAAAAATAAAAAATAG